In the Deltaproteobacteria bacterium genome, one interval contains:
- a CDS encoding aromatic ring hydroxylase: MRTKEQYIQGLSGMKRNLYFDGQLIDRTDEVQMDCLNTIGTTYDEAAKPENQELCTAISHLT; encoded by the coding sequence GACAAAAGAGCAATATATCCAAGGCCTTTCCGGGATGAAACGGAATCTTTATTTTGACGGCCAGTTGATCGACCGCACGGACGAAGTGCAGATGGACTGTCTCAATACCATCGGCACCACCTATGATGAGGCGGCCAAACCGGAGAATCAGGAGCTGTGTACGGCCATCTCCCATCTGACCG